From a region of the Candidatus Brocadia sp. genome:
- a CDS encoding DUF4268 domain-containing protein, with amino-acid sequence MKVLSKLKRLNLREAWTKEAGDFTPWLADNIEYLGAALGMDLELEAREASIGDFSLDLLAKDLGSGRTVVIENQLTQTDHDHLGKLLTYAAGFGASVVIWVAETIREEHRQALEWLNQRTDTDTEFFGVVVELLQIDDSKPAYNFKPVVFPNEWQKTKRSQTIGRVSTKGEAYRQYYQPLIDELREKHKFTGARIAQPQSWYAFSAGTSGVPVSAVFAGDGTARVELYIDLGTVEANKALFDWLQNQKDSIEKQLGFSLQWERLDGKRASRIYVSRSGSIESTAEELEQLRKWQIEKLLHFKKILAPLVKAGVKQASA; translated from the coding sequence ATGAAAGTACTCAGCAAACTGAAGCGGTTGAATCTTCGCGAGGCATGGACGAAGGAGGCCGGTGATTTCACTCCGTGGTTGGCTGACAACATTGAATATCTTGGCGCCGCGCTCGGCATGGACTTGGAACTTGAGGCAAGGGAGGCAAGCATCGGCGACTTCTCGCTCGATCTCCTCGCCAAGGATCTTGGGAGCGGCCGAACAGTCGTGATTGAAAACCAGCTGACGCAGACCGACCACGATCACCTTGGGAAGCTACTGACCTACGCAGCTGGGTTCGGAGCATCGGTCGTTATCTGGGTTGCTGAGACCATCCGTGAGGAACACCGGCAAGCGCTCGAGTGGCTAAATCAAAGAACAGACACAGATACAGAATTCTTTGGTGTCGTGGTGGAACTCTTGCAGATTGACGATTCAAAGCCCGCATACAACTTCAAGCCTGTCGTATTCCCGAACGAATGGCAAAAGACCAAGAGAAGCCAGACTATCGGCCGCGTCTCAACAAAGGGTGAAGCGTACAGGCAGTACTATCAACCCTTGATTGACGAACTGCGAGAAAAGCACAAATTCACTGGCGCACGAATTGCACAGCCTCAGAGCTGGTATGCGTTCTCTGCCGGCACGTCGGGCGTCCCGGTTAGCGCCGTCTTCGCCGGTGATGGAACAGCGCGAGTAGAGCTTTACATCGACCTCGGGACCGTCGAAGCAAACAAGGCGCTTTTTGATTGGCTTCAGAACCAAAAGGACAGCATTGAGAAGCAGCTGGGTTTCTCGCTGCAATGGGAACGTCTTGACGGTAAGCGCGCATCGCGAATCTACGTAAGCCGAAGCGGAAGCATCGAGAGCACCGCGGAGGAACTGGAGCAGCTACGAAAGTGGCAAATCGAGAAGCTATTGCACTTCAAGAAGATCTTAGCGCCCCTCGTGAAGGCAGGCGTAAAGCAAGCGAGCGCATAA
- a CDS encoding transposase, with the protein MIPLLRNTSQQKPLFHIIHEDDRYLLNTDDAEWFQVLYHFRYERYVGFGVDYYNALHEFNQKQAREREERGVEGEKDARETKEEARQRLLFSRVTMQAEGERGEGVLFEVKREDLSLSGVSPESIAPGKVPFRFGGKKPKCFFALLKSFIGATIMGFPAEPEKVYRLLKSNPSFARVCGFIPRHVRDEYCSEHIPSLRKLEQFDQIMRESGIWARIKVEEVKANITSGIIRKENELVGDTTHYYAYSGFETVVYKDASGKEQKKSQSKVTKRCGCEDKQGCSHSWGLSDDGAGTIVKSGGKMYWGHKASVLGYPRQGIPLDARAIKDAATFDGMTLYPHVKEVFEMYPEIQPSVERVLYDSAGDSDEIKKKFREDLGIEVKVSFNPRRKKEITEDLPRGIDKITPYGIPVCKAGYEMEYQGMRYEHEKFIYQAPKDSDNAPVCRACYHREDCCPNATGGRIINISFGLLPHIDPKDPPMAKRYKAIMSRRPAVERMIKRLKCDFGDDRLTKRGNDSFQAYLDKTMIAFHVLLRN; encoded by the coding sequence TGATGCGGAGTGGTTTCAGGTATTGTACCATTTTCGATACGAAAGATATGTGGGGTTTGGAGTAGACTATTATAATGCGCTGCATGAATTTAACCAGAAGCAGGCCAGGGAGCGAGAAGAGCGAGGAGTTGAGGGGGAGAAAGATGCGAGGGAGACCAAGGAGGAAGCGCGGCAGAGATTGCTCTTTTCACGGGTAACCATGCAGGCAGAGGGTGAGAGAGGAGAAGGGGTTTTATTCGAGGTAAAAAGAGAAGATTTGTCGCTATCGGGGGTATCTCCGGAGAGTATAGCGCCTGGCAAGGTGCCATTTCGATTTGGGGGGAAAAAGCCGAAGTGTTTTTTTGCTTTGCTGAAGAGTTTTATCGGTGCAACGATAATGGGGTTTCCCGCCGAGCCGGAAAAGGTGTACCGGTTATTGAAGAGCAATCCCAGTTTTGCGCGGGTATGTGGATTTATTCCCAGACACGTCAGGGACGAGTATTGCAGTGAGCACATACCAAGCCTTCGGAAGCTGGAGCAGTTTGACCAGATCATGAGAGAAAGCGGGATATGGGCGAGGATAAAAGTGGAAGAGGTGAAAGCGAACATAACGAGTGGGATCATAAGAAAGGAAAATGAGTTGGTGGGAGACACGACCCATTATTACGCGTATTCGGGCTTTGAGACCGTAGTATATAAAGATGCGAGTGGCAAAGAGCAGAAGAAATCGCAGTCAAAGGTAACCAAGAGGTGTGGTTGCGAAGATAAGCAGGGGTGCAGTCATTCGTGGGGATTGAGTGATGATGGGGCGGGGACAATCGTAAAATCCGGGGGAAAGATGTATTGGGGTCACAAGGCAAGTGTGCTTGGGTATCCCCGTCAAGGGATACCCTTAGATGCGCGTGCGATAAAGGATGCGGCGACCTTTGATGGAATGACCTTATACCCGCACGTGAAGGAAGTCTTTGAGATGTATCCGGAGATTCAACCGTCGGTAGAAAGGGTATTGTATGATAGCGCAGGCGACAGTGATGAAATCAAGAAGAAATTCAGGGAGGATCTGGGTATAGAGGTAAAGGTGTCTTTCAATCCAAGAAGGAAAAAGGAGATCACGGAAGATTTGCCACGAGGAATAGACAAGATTACACCGTATGGTATTCCGGTGTGTAAGGCGGGATACGAGATGGAATATCAGGGGATGAGATACGAACATGAGAAGTTTATCTATCAAGCGCCAAAGGATTCAGACAATGCGCCGGTATGTCGCGCTTGTTATCATCGAGAGGATTGTTGCCCAAATGCTACCGGTGGCAGGATAATCAATATCTCGTTTGGTCTCTTGCCACACATAGACCCCAAAGACCCTCCGATGGCGAAGAGGTACAAGGCCATCATGTCCCGTCGTCCTGCGGTGGAAAGGATGATAAAACGGTTGAAGTGTGACTTTGGGGATGATCGGCTCACGAAGCGGGGAAACGATTCGTTCCAGGCATACCTGGATAAAACCATGATTGCGTTTCATGTCTTGTTAAGAAACTAA